One Acidobacteriota bacterium DNA segment encodes these proteins:
- the rplN gene encoding 50S ribosomal protein L14, with the protein MIQMRTILEVADNSGAKRIACILPVGSGVGRTATVGDVITASVKEAVPNSNIKKGQVVRAVIVRTKKEVRRKDGTYIRFDQNAAVLINKYGEPLGTRVFGPVARELREKKFTKIVSLAPEVL; encoded by the coding sequence ATGATTCAGATGCGGACGATCTTGGAGGTGGCTGATAACTCGGGGGCGAAGAGGATCGCCTGTATCCTTCCGGTGGGTTCTGGGGTAGGAAGGACCGCTACGGTAGGAGATGTGATAACCGCTTCGGTAAAGGAGGCAGTGCCGAACTCCAACATAAAGAAAGGTCAGGTTGTACGAGCGGTGATCGTGAGGACGAAGAAAGAGGTGAGGAGGAAGGACGGGACCTATATTAGGTTTGACCAGAATGCTGCGGTGCTTATAAACAAGTATGGGGAGCCCTTGGGAACTCGTGTTTTCGGACCGGTAGCTCGTGAGCTCAGGGAGAAGAAGTTCACCAAGATCGTTTCCTTAGCCCCCGAGGTGTTATAG
- the rpsQ gene encoding 30S ribosomal protein S17 has protein sequence MIMRRRQTRTGTVISSKMDKTVVVRVDTLVQHPLYKRTMRKIRRFMAHDEGNRCQEGDVVLIEETRPLSRHKRWVVKKILMRGGERFSPGEETDLVPEEKEG, from the coding sequence ATTATTATGAGGAGGAGGCAGACGAGAACGGGCACCGTCATCAGCTCCAAGATGGATAAGACGGTGGTAGTTCGCGTGGACACCTTGGTTCAGCATCCCCTCTATAAGAGGACGATGCGGAAGATCAGGAGGTTTATGGCTCACGATGAGGGAAATAGATGTCAGGAAGGGGATGTCGTCCTCATCGAGGAAACAAGACCATTAAGTCGGCATAAGCGCTGGGTGGTGAAGAAAATATTGATGAGAGGCGGCGAGAGATTTTCTCCCGGTGAGGAGACGGATTTGGTTCCTGAAGAGAAGGAGGGATGA
- the rpmC gene encoding 50S ribosomal protein L29, with amino-acid sequence MKPAEIRELSDEELLHKERELAEQIYKLRFQLAAGQLDNPMKLRLLKRDLARVKTVMRERELQREVKK; translated from the coding sequence ATGAAGCCAGCTGAGATCCGCGAACTTTCCGATGAAGAGCTCCTTCATAAGGAGCGGGAGCTTGCTGAACAGATATATAAACTTCGTTTCCAGTTGGCGGCGGGTCAGTTGGACAACCCGATGAAGCTCAGGTTGCTCAAGAGGGATCTTGCTCGCGTGAAGACGGTTATGAGGGAACGCGAGCTTCAGAGAGAAGTCAAAAAGTGA
- the rplP gene encoding 50S ribosomal protein L16 has product MLMPKKVKYRKQQRGRMKGKAIAGSTVSFGEYGLKALEPGWITARQIEAARIAITRCVRRGAKLWIRIFPDKPITKKPAETRMGKGKGSPEAWVAVVKPGRILYEIEGVSEELAREAMRLASHKLPIRTKFVTRFEEV; this is encoded by the coding sequence ATGTTAATGCCGAAGAAGGTTAAATATAGGAAGCAACAGCGGGGCAGAATGAAGGGGAAGGCGATTGCTGGTTCCACCGTCTCCTTCGGTGAGTATGGGCTGAAGGCACTTGAGCCGGGTTGGATCACTGCCCGTCAGATAGAGGCGGCGAGGATCGCTATTACCCGCTGCGTAAGACGAGGTGCCAAGCTGTGGATAAGGATTTTTCCCGACAAGCCGATCACCAAGAAACCAGCGGAGACCCGGATGGGTAAGGGTAAGGGATCCCCTGAGGCTTGGGTGGCGGTGGTGAAGCCGGGAAGGATCCTTTATGAGATCGAAGGGGTGTCCGAGGAACTCGCCCGGGAGGCGATGCGGCTCGCTTCCCATAAACTGCCGATAAGGACGAAGTTTGTAACCCGGTTTGAGGAGGTCTGA
- the rpsC gene encoding 30S ribosomal protein S3 — MGQKTHPHGFRLGYTKTWHSRWFATKEYKDLLYEDVLLRRDLKKRFAHAGVSRIEIERAADKLKINILAAKPGIIIGRKGAEVERLNQELQERTGRDVFINIQEVETPEVDAQLVAESVAIQLEKRVAFRRAMRKAVDSALRFGAKGIKIRCSGRLNGAEIARSEWYLYGRLPLQTLRADIDYGFAEAFTTYGVIGVKVWIYHGDILDVRKAILDKFYSGRR, encoded by the coding sequence TTGGGTCAGAAAACTCATCCTCATGGGTTCCGGCTGGGATATACCAAAACCTGGCATTCAAGGTGGTTCGCCACTAAGGAGTATAAGGATCTCCTCTATGAGGACGTTCTTCTCCGGAGGGATCTGAAAAAACGGTTCGCCCATGCCGGGGTCTCGCGCATCGAGATCGAGAGAGCGGCAGACAAGTTGAAGATCAATATCCTTGCCGCAAAGCCCGGCATAATCATTGGAAGGAAGGGGGCTGAAGTGGAACGGCTGAATCAGGAGCTTCAGGAGAGGACGGGCCGTGATGTCTTTATAAATATTCAAGAGGTTGAAACCCCGGAGGTTGATGCCCAGCTCGTTGCCGAGTCGGTTGCTATCCAGCTGGAAAAGAGGGTTGCTTTTCGTCGAGCGATGAGGAAGGCGGTTGATTCCGCTCTCAGGTTTGGTGCTAAAGGGATAAAGATCCGCTGTTCCGGGAGATTGAACGGGGCGGAGATCGCTCGTTCTGAATGGTATCTCTACGGCAGGCTTCCTTTGCAGACGCTTCGGGCTGATATAGATTATGGATTTGCTGAAGCGTTCACCACTTACGGGGTTATCGGAGTGAAGGTTTGGATCTATCATGGCGACATCCTTGATGTCAGGAAGGCTATTCTGGATAAGTTCTATTCCGGTCGGCGATAG
- the rplV gene encoding 50S ribosomal protein L22, with amino-acid sequence MVVAKASGRYIRISPQKTRLVIDLIKGKRVSEALTILRFSKKRAAKEIEQVLLSAIANAEQKLENVDVDNLVVSRAYVDQGPTMKRYRFRAMGRVYRILKRMSHITVELSELVPATVAKGKSKE; translated from the coding sequence ATGGTGGTAGCTAAGGCAAGCGGTCGTTATATCCGGATCTCTCCCCAGAAGACGCGGTTGGTTATAGATCTGATAAAGGGGAAGAGGGTATCCGAGGCGCTTACCATCCTCCGTTTCAGCAAGAAGCGGGCGGCAAAGGAGATAGAGCAGGTGCTCCTTTCAGCGATAGCCAATGCGGAGCAGAAGTTGGAGAATGTGGATGTGGATAACTTGGTGGTCTCTCGTGCCTATGTGGATCAGGGTCCTACGATGAAGAGGTACCGTTTTCGGGCGATGGGCAGAGTGTATCGGATACTGAAGAGGATGTCCCATATCACGGTGGAGCTTTCGGAATTGGTTCCCGCAACTGTCGCTAAGGGTAAGTCCAAGGAATAA
- the rpsS gene encoding 30S ribosomal protein S19 has product MARSIKKGPYVDPKLLEKVRKMNETGEKKVIKTWSRRSTIVPEMVGYTFAVHNGMKFLPVYITENMVGHKLGEFAPTRTFRGHPVKSGKTKVRR; this is encoded by the coding sequence ATGGCTCGGTCAATTAAAAAAGGTCCGTATGTAGACCCAAAGCTTCTTGAGAAAGTGCGCAAGATGAACGAAACCGGGGAGAAGAAGGTAATCAAAACCTGGTCCCGGCGTTCCACCATAGTGCCCGAGATGGTGGGTTATACATTCGCTGTTCACAATGGTATGAAGTTTCTTCCGGTTTACATTACGGAGAATATGGTTGGTCACAAGCTGGGTGAGTTTGCTCCTACTCGTACCTTTCGGGGGCATCCGGTTAAGTCGGGTAAGACCAAGGTGAGGAGGTAG